Part of the Bubalus bubalis isolate 160015118507 breed Murrah chromosome 9, NDDB_SH_1, whole genome shotgun sequence genome is shown below.
AAATCTACATATCAATAACCAcgttaaatgtaaatggtctgtggggagggagaatggagaattaaatgtttaatgaggacacagtttcagtttaggaaagtgaaaaattcaggaaatagaagatggtgagagttgcacagcAGGGTAAATGTAGTTAGTGCCCTTGAACTGtgcagttaaatatggttaaagtagtatgttttatattatgtgactttttacCAGAATAAAAAGATGTAAATGGTCACCACAAGTAATTGGATAGAAAAATAAGACTTAGCTATTTTTACCAGAAAAACTCACTTTGAATATAAAGACACAATTAAGTTTATAAACGGTGGAAAAAATATGCTAACAGTAATAACcaaaagaaaactagagtgaCTATATTAGATTTCAGGGTGAAGAATGAAAGGATTAAAGAGGTTCACTATATGATGATAAAGGATCTGTTCATTATTTAAGAGGACATAGGAATCCTAAAtgtttttgtacttttaagaGCAGAATTTCTAGAAAGTGAAACAAAACCAGTAGAAGGATAAGTATGTAAATCCACAATCACAATTGTAATCTCAGTTGAGATCTCAACATCTGTCTCTGGTGAAACAGACAGAATCCACAAGGATGTAGAAGACTAACGACAGCGGAATATGCTTTGAGGTATATACTTCCAAGATAGACCTGTTTTGGGCTTTAAGATTTAACAAAGTCTTTAATTTCCTAAAATTGACTAGCTTTTTAAGCTGAATTAGATGTTCATTGTTAGTCACTAACTTTGGATTTGATTTAAAGCATcaagtatataataaaaatgacaattacTTTACAGGCAGCAAACTACTTAGACATCAAAGGTTTGCTTGATGTTACCTGCAAGACTGTTGCTAATATGATCAAGGGCAAAACTCCTGAGGAGATTCGAAAGACATTCAATATCAAAAATGATTTTACTGAAGAAGAGGAAGCCCAGGTAGGTAGCTAACAGCTTGTTCTTAATCAAAtgcttttaaagaaacaaaaaacccataGCATGCTAGGAATAGAGGTGTTTATATCAAGGAGTCTTTACCTTACTTGAGGGAAAATAGGTCCCTTTGGTATGCTAAAAATATACTGGTCTCTTAATCTAAGCACTTAGATGATACTGATCTTTTATAAGCATAAGAACAATTAGTTCTTATAGTGCAGTTTGATGTTTGTTCCTTAGCAGTTACTAGTTTTGGACCTGGGACCTTACATATAAACCATCAGTATTTTACTTCAGAAGAGCAGGCCCTATGGATTGTATGCCAGGATAACTAGTGTACTGAGAAGAAATGAATAGATCAGAATGATTTTGTTGACACAGGTCATAACTAAAGCTGTAATTGCcaattgtctttgctttttttgatAATTTCAGCAGGGCACAATAAaaaaactcaggaaggaaagaatggcaACCTGAAAGTATACTCTtaacctgtttgtttgtttgttttttaactagttttcagtctgtctttcTAACCTACCTCACAGGCTATTGATGAATCATTAGGTAGTGGTTTTAGTAAAGACTACTTAAGGTACTTCCTTATATGTGTCTCTTCTAGGTACGCAAAGAGAACCAGTGGTGTGAGGAGAAGTGAAATTTCGTGTCTAACGCTGTAACACTGTAAGGATTATTCCAAATACTAGTTGCACTGCTTTGTTTATAATTgttaatattagaaaaagaatcaACAAATGCAGCAGCAAGTCAATTGTATCAGCAGAATGTTGTCCTCATTGCATGTGTAGTTTCAGTACAGTTCCCAAACTTAAGGCCCAGTTTCTTCTAGTGTGAttgaaagtttcttttctttgctctgaaTAAAATTGAACTGTGGGTTCCCTATAGAAAGTGGCATTTTGGGCTTTCCctttttgtaaagcaatttcTGCCTAGTTTATTGTCCAGTTAATTTTAGTTCAGTGACTTTTAAAGTTGGCGTTGTAAATAAAGCAACTTGCAAAAAACCTTCTGAAATAGAATTTAACAACGTATTATGTTTATTCAACTGGAAACTGGATAAAGGCTACTTGAGGTAAATGGTTTGAGTGGGGTTATCAGAGTGTCTTTAATCTTCCTGGAGGAGTAAATACCCCTGGTATTCATTAGCCTGTATGTAGCAGGGCTTCCTTAATTGGGTCTGAGggcttatttttgcatttttaatccTCTCAGCTTTGAAGGCTCAGTTACTACTCAGTTAGTGGTTTGGGAGGAGATATAATAATTAGTTTGCTAgcttttcagttaaaaaagaTAGCCTATATGGTGTGTCATCTTTTTATAATCAGTGATCCCATGTGGGGAAAACTATTCATACTACTTGCatgtagaaaataatttaaccTTTAATGTTAAAATGTGTGGCATAACCCAGAAAGCATCCGTCATGAATGCAAGATACTTTCAATAAAGTTACCTAGTAGGTAGTAAATGGTTTGCTTTTTGTgtatttaaatgtttctctttacTTAATATTGAAAGAGTTAAATTTGTGTGTGGTTGTTTAGTTGGAAAAGACTTGGAGGCAGTTCTTGTCCTAGTTCTCTGGAGGCTGCTTACATAACTAAGGTTCTGATAgacctctgcctcttctaatTGTCATTGATACCATTCAGGGGAACCACTGGCTGTTTTTTACTGGTGTACGCCAAACTGCTCTGCTCTGGTTTCCAGCCTCTCACCTACGGTTGAATTAAGTTTTTCTTGGTAGTTTGAGATAGCtcacaaatttttaattttctttcttccttgtgcTCCCTGTTTTTCTTACTTTAGAATTATCTGTATTCTGTTTTAATGTGTTCCCTTCGTGTAgctcttgtggctcagatcattactAAACAGTAGTTTGCCTTTATTTCATCTGTTTGTCTCATATCTACTTCtacaatagtgtgtgtgtgctcagtcatatctgactctttgtgactctacatagcctgccaggctcctctgtccatgggattctccaggcaagaatactgcagtggggtgccatttccttctccagaggaataaTTGACACACCAAAGACTATACCTGAccaaaaagcctaaaatatttactctatggcccttcacagaaaaagaatGCCAACCCTTTGATTACTTCTGGATTAAGCTATTTTTCCATTTGTGCTGGTTTTAGTGGGGAAGGTAGCAGCATTCAGTCTAGCTAGAGTATCTCATTTCTGTTTCCCAGAAGAGAAAGGTCTTTCTGAATATTTAAGATTGAGTGGACAGACAATATGATTGTTCCCTTCCTTTCTGTAGACCTTGACCACAGTCTTTAAATCATGATTAATAGAGATCTGACAGCTCATTTAAGAAAACAGGCAATTTATGGACATTATTAAGAGACCCTTCAAACTGGCTGCAGCACTTCCCTAACCTTTTCCCTCTTTCTGCTGTATACTCATTATTTCTTGAATGTGTCTACCAGTTTTCCAGCCTCTCATTTTTATCCAAAGAAAGTGAGGGGCCCTTTCCCACAGCATAACAACAAACCTGTCAACCTGTCTGCCTTCTCATTTCCGAGTTATTCTGAGCTAATACTGTAGTATGAAGTCAAGCTGTGAGGCTGGAGTCCTGCCTCTGCTTCTTAGGACCTATGTGGTTTTGGATAAGTTGAAAACAGTAGCTCCCTGCAGTGTAATGCTGTTGGTGAGTTGCTGGTTAAGGATATATGCCCTCTAAGAATTCTTAACCTTTTTTGAAGTGCTATTATTAGCTTGCCTTCATAAGTCCATCtttaatatacaaaatagatattagttttgatatttttccaaagattcACAGAGGTATCCCTTATAAAAGTTAGAGATCCCAGAGTGGCATTATACTGTCATTTGTTTATTCTACAATTGTTCCAACATACCTGCTGCTGGAATTAATTAAGCAAAATCTATATTGTAACTTGTTGGACCGCATGATGTCATGCTAATTCTTGGTCTGGAACTAGCTGGAGAAGGATGGTGGCAGTGAGTCACTGGGCATGTGACTCAGGGCATATGAAGTTTTCTTGGTAGTTTGAGATAGCTCACAAATTTAATTTTCTCCTCCCCTTTTCTCTAACTCATGGGGGCCAGTAGGCATAGACTCATTCTTACCCCTTGGACAGAATTTGCCCTTTCCAGTTAACTCCATTCTGTACAATCCCATACTATTCTTCAACATCTCTTTGGACCTAGGCTGGGCTTTTATTAGTGGGACTGTCCCCATCTCTGTTGTACCTCTCCCTGCTGTACTCTCTGAGTATATTCAGTTACGGCTCCTCTGAGACCCCCCACTGCCCATTGTGGACAAGCAGACCAATATAGAGAGCCTGAGGTCCATGGTAATTTGAGGTCTGAAATAGGTGATTAGAATAGTTGGGATTGGGGGGTGACACAACCTAGGAACCTGTTCTGCTTTGGTGACTGGCTCTGTTTCAAGAACccatgtgtgtgtgagcgtgctcagttttgtctgagtctttgtgaccccatagactgtagccctccaggctcctctgtccaaagggtTCTCTAGGCATTTGCCGTGccctcaggggatcttcgcaaGATAGGCATCAAATCCccgtctcctgcataggcaggcgggttctttaccacttgcgccgcctgggaagcccctatggtGAACTCTTAAAGCTCTCTAGAGACTTGAAACAGTTACAGTAAAACAGCTTTTCTAACCTGACAGAAAAGGCAGTTTAgcttttttaatataatgaattAGTTTTTGGTTTCACATCTTACAGGCCTGGCAAGTCTGTGTTACCCTTGCCCACTCTTTGTGcagttttttccccctagaatTACATGCAGGGACTAATAGCCTTTCTTTTTTAGAACAGTGTAGAGAACCATTCTGGCCTTCTTTAGCCAGGCTTACTAAACACTGAATAAGGTTGGGCAGCATGGCTTCTGGGCTGTTCAAAGTGTAGTTACAGTTCTGAAGTTAAGCCACAGGGCTTCCTATAGAGGGGGAAATGTCGTCAATTTGGGAGGCTTGGGGAGATTCTGCTGGCTTGCTGGGCGGAGCCCTCACTGAGTGTTCTAAGCCCAAGAGGGCAGGGGAGCAGCTTTAGCAGGGGTTGGAACAAAGCTCTGTATTTCAAGCAAATCTGCCAGTTGTCTAGGAATCTGTAAGGGAAGTTCGGGTGTCTCAGAAATATCTCAGAAAATGACTAGGTTTTGGCTGGAAATGAGGTGGGACTGCTGTGGTATTTGAAATTGAATTTGAGGGTACACTCTGTCAAGTCACCCTGTGGCCTCACAGGAATGTGCTGGTATGATCTCTGAGGATTTGAGTTTCCTCTTTGaagtcagggtttttttttcatttttatttttaaggctggTTCAATTTTAAGAATGTTGCCAAAGCTCTCCTCTTTACTCTCACATACACAAAGAGTGCATTGTTATGTATCCTGTGTGCTCTTAAATAAGACACCAGATCAGATGCAGCAACCTGGTCTTGCATAAGCCTTGGTTAAAATGCAGTTTTTTGAAACAACTAGGCCAGTAGCCAGAGTGGATTTCTTTAAATGGGACAGATGTCAAGAGAATGGCTGGTCTCCTCTAGCACCCAGAAAAAAGCAAGTCTAGGATTACAACTTCCAGTGGCCTACTTCAATGATACTACCCTGGAAgatgactttatattttaaaacataaaatccaAAAAATTAACCGCATTAAGTGAAAATTGTAAAACATGATGGTGGCCCAGCCGCTGGCTATTGTGATACACTTCTTGGTCAACATTTGTATCTAATGGTTGACTGACCTTTTGAGCTGGCTCTGTAACTTCAGAGGTTTTGTATAAAATGAATACTTCAGGAAATACATCACGCATCTTGTCGGTCTTTGGGAGGAAAGGGTGCTTAAAATATCCATCTTTTGGATTTTACGAGAATACCAACTTACAAAAGATTGCTTTGTGTTCATGTTTTCCTTAGAATAGGATATGCACTTGTCTTTTCTTTGCCTTCAGAGGGAAATTAAGCCCAGTAATGTGTGCCTGTTTCTGGTTGGGTTGACTTAGGGGCTGTGGGTGGCAGTTTCCAATCCATCCCCATATAAGCAATGGATGCAGGTTGGCCTGTGCCTGCATCAGTGTGAGGTCAGAGGACTAGCGGGGTTAAGATCACAGCTTGGAATAGGGGCTGTACACCTAGCATGAGCTCTCTAGGTTGGAGCAGGCCCCAAGTCCCTTAAGGAGAGTGACCAGAGTAAATCCCTGGCTCAAGGTCTTGAACATGTGTAACATAATAGAGAAGAAACCCACAGTTTTGTGACTGTGGAAAAGAAACAAGTGGCATACTGTCAGTGAAACAGCTTATTGttcagaggcaggatttgaaaaagaaacCCAGTAAAAAGTATCTTTATTCTCATATCAAAGTTTTTCTGTGATATGCATTaacaatacaaaaatatcttGAATATTACAATGGTCCTTTTTCTGTCAAGACGTCTTGCAGCACTACACTAGAACATACGATCTTTGGATTCTGAGAAGCCAGTGGCTAACGTAGGAACTAGGCTTTTGttgaggggtgtgtgtgggtaCAAGGATAGCCCTTTCTCTTTGGATTCAGGCTACGTACAGTGAAGtggaggcaaaaagaaaacaaaactaaattaaattaaaacgtGTGTTTTTTAAGGCTCAGGGTTGAAGCTTGGCTCAGAAATGGGTTAAAGTAGGCTGTGGTGAAAACCCGATGTTCACCACTAGAGGTTTTCTGGGCTCCTGCTTTAGTTGTATGGTCTTCCTTCCTGCAGCCCCATAGGGAAACTGAAGCTGGCCTGCTTACATGCTGGAAAATAGGTACTGGCTGTCCTGAGGTTTGATTTGCCCTATCTTACAACTGTCTAAAGAGCTGGCTAGACTGATGTGGATAAGCTGGAATTGGATCGGACAAGGCTCTCAGAAGTGGGGAAGGATGCACACTGGTTTTGAGCCACAGCTGACTTGAACCAGTGACTAGGGCATTAGGTATCAGGGCTTCTTAGGTGGTTGAATTTCTCAGGAAACATTTCCAAGTAATTTGAACTATAGCCACAAACACTCACCACCCACACTTGCCTGTAAGGTAGTGTCAGGTTATTCCTGTTGCCGGGCTGATAGGCCTAAATCTAACCTATTCCATTCACTTATTGAAAGCTGCTAAAGAGAATGTGGGAAGAAGCTTCCCTTGGTTCAGCTTACAGATAGCAGATGGTTTTCTGTAAACAGGGCTTCTCCAGGCCCTTAAGAGAGAAGCACTGTCATCTTGAGCTTTGTGGTTGTGACCATGCTTACATGTTGTTTGGTAAACCAGCTGGTTCTTGGTCCATGAAGTATCTGGTACAGGGAAGGTGGGGCAGTGGTGGAGGGAAAGCAGCTGGGCTCAGTCCAGTCCACCTATGACCTATGGAGGAAAAGCAAGGGGGGCAGGGGCACCTGGCTGTCAAGACAGGGAGGGAGCCTGCCACAGGCATGGGGGATGCCCCTGATGAAATGACACAACACAGATCTGCTTCCCATCACTTGGAGCAGTTTAGATTGATGGCCCCAGGTTAGGCAGAAGTTGTGCAGACTCTGATATCTCCAGGGCCTGAGCTGTGAGAGGGAGCCAACAAGCCCCCTGGCCGGTTTCCACCTGCTTTGGGACTCTGTCGTATCCTCTCAGAGGGTGAGCCCCTGGAGGAAGCCATGTGTCTTGTGCATGCTAGGATGCCTGTCTCTGAGATTCCTGTTGCTGTACCTGTGTACTCTGCTGGTCGCTCTGAGGGGGCTGAGAGGCTGAGAGTGGCTGAGAGGCCTGGTGATGTAGGCGCCGATTCTGCAGGGCTAGCAAGCAGTTctgtggggaggtggggcagcAGGAGGTACGAGGGCGAATCCTGGGGAGTTGGGGACCTGGGGCAGCCTAGAGCACTGTCATCGGAAGGAACGGGGCTGGGGCAGCGGCCTTCTCCGGGTAAGTACcgaatgcatttctttttcctcctagGAATAGTGAAGAGAGTTATCTGTAAACAGAGGGTGAATTCATAGTCATACACCACAACCAAAAAATGCTGTCCTTGCACAGGCCTATCTCCCCATGACTTACATACATATGCCTATGCCTTAGGACTTAGCCTGACAACTGCTGGGCCTGGCCCAGACCGTGGACAGGTGCAGTTCCCAACAGAGCCACTAGATGGCACAGGGACCTTTTGTAGCTCCATGTGTGGGCTGCCTGCTATCTTCCAGGACAGCTGTCTCCTAGTCTAGGCTGCTGCAGCTCTGCTTCACATGTCTGTGAAGCTCAGATCTGATTAATGTGTGCTTGTGGCTTCTAGCCCTGAGCATTCCAAATACTTAGAGCTACGCTAGGagcagagaaggggaagaaagggaaTTGTCTCACCCATTCCTaccatcttattttctgtttgagGACAAGGCTGCCTCCCAtcatgtgtacatatgtacacacacttaCTCCCCCAAATTCCTCTTTGTTCTTGGACAGGGAACGTGGGGGTACCCTTCAGGGCTGAACAAGTATTCCCTAGAGTCAGTGAACTTACTGCCTGAGCCTAATATAGGCCAGGCCTGAGCCATTTGGTaggtatattttcttttcccatatacaAATATTGTATGCTGAAACACAGGTTTAATGCCATAGGATCTGAGTATGGGTGCCAGGGGTACCTGTGTTCACCTCTCCCTACCTCTGGTCTCAGTAGGTCACATGGCCATTGGGCATTTACCTTATTCAGGTTATTCTCTACTACAGTACTACTTTGTTGTTCTTAGATATGAGGCTCAGTGTGGTACAACAGGGATCCCAATTTGACGTGAGGGAGCTGGTGGTCCACAATGACGCTGAGGCCTGGGGACAGGGGCTTGAGCCACTTAAATGCTGTGTGTGAGATTTGTCTAATACGGACCTGCTCGGCCTGATTAGCACATCCATTACCAGGGACCCCTGGGCACCGGGCACCAGGCACCAGAGATGCCTTTTAAGCCTGCCTTTCCTTCCATCTAGGATATTCTCTCCTATTCCTTCCACTTAGACCCAAGTGATCTTCCTCACAAGCTGTGTTCATTCTCACTCTCAGGAGGCAATGGCTTCCCAATCTGTGGGTATGTTGGGGGGCTAGAGGCCAAAGGAGAACAGCAGGCCCAGCAGAATCTGTGCAGAGTCAGGGAAGCAGCTTGAAGCAaagggagggtggtggtggggacaaACCCACCTGCACGGACCACACCAATCCGTCTGCTGGTTGAGGCCAAAGCGAGCACGGCATTTCTTAGGCGAGCCAGGGTCTGCTCACAGCCATGCCAGAGGGGCAGAGCAGGGCAGAGGGCgggcaggcaggcagcagggcAGAGCAGGGCCCAGAAAGAAGAGGTAATATCAGTGTTAGCCAGTCACAGATACCCCACAGTCCCTACAGGCAAGGGCCTCTCCATGGCCTGTCCAGTCTTAGTGGGAGGCCAAGGGCCCAAAGCCAAGGTATCAGGAAAGGCTGGCACCCAGCTGGCAGTAGAGAGGCAGGGGAagaatggtgggggtgggagggaggagacccTATCAGGCTGGCTCCTCTCTGCCTGTGGGGCCCCTTGCAGCAAAGGGGCTGAGAGAAGGGCCTGAGGGGCCCATGGGGATCAAGCTTCTTCTGCCTTAGGccttcccatcccctcccccaaggCCCTGCCCATTTTGTCCATCTATTTTAGCCAtcagtttttcttcatctttgccAGTGCCCAGTCTTGCCTGACTCATTTCCCCTTGTGTTGTAGCTTAAAGCCTATGCTATACACGATTGAACACTGTCCAATCTTAGAGAAAAGACTGAGGactctgctgagccccagtactAGCCCCCTGTGTGGGGGCAGCACAACTAAGAAAGTCATTCATGGATATGGAGTGTGAATTACCAGAGTTGGGACAGGAATTCACCCacaggaagattacctggagcaGGGTGTGGCTTTCCTGGGTCCTCTATACAGTGCACTTGGCACCTCCATGAGAAAGAGGGGCTGGGGCGATAGAGAAACTACTAGGTACCAGCCAGCAGGCTTAGTGACTATAGGGCTCGGGCCTGGAGCGTGGCTCGCACTCCACCCAGACAGCCTGATGCTCACCTCCGCAGAACTAATCTGGATGCAGTGTTTGGGTTTAGTCTTGATTCAAACACTCAGTTCTCACTAGGTTCTCTGGCAGAGGGTGGCTGTTAGGAGGGCTTACAAAGGAGTGTATGTTTGTGGTGGGTCACAAACCATTGCTACAAGAATTGGCttcgggcttccctagtggctcagtgataaagaattcactggcaatgcaggagacacaggttcggtccctgtcctgggatcccacatgctgcagggccactaagcctgtgtgccacaactgttgagcctgtgctcgcAAGCggggagctacaactactgaaccctgcatgccctagagcctgtgccccacaaccaGAGTAAGCCCTTAGgtggaaatgaagacccagcccagccgaAAATAAAATTCTGCTGGTCTTCCCTGGGACTTAAAATAGTaaagagtcatgtccaactctttgtgtccacTCATggtgccagtctcctctgtccacagggttctccaggcaagaatactggagtgggttgctgttcccttctccaggggatcgtcccgacccagggttcaaacctgggtctcctgcatggaaggcagattcttgaccatctgaacTCCCTGGGATTTAGTACAGCTCTTTCTTTGGTGGGGCTTTGATTTGTGAGATGCAGGCCTAGCTCTGAGGGAAGGCCTCACCTGAGTTGGATTCTTGGTGCTTTTCCCTCGACCGTCTCTTCTTCTTCCCCTGCAGGGAACAAAGTGGAAGATGCTCAGGACTCTGGATGGGAGTGGTTGGGACACCTGCAGCCTACTGCCTAGTCAGGCTGTCCCTGGGGTTCCCAGCCCACCGTCCCCTCTGACCTGACCTGGGGCTCTGGTGTTTTCTTGACACCAGTTTTTGCTAGGTAACCACAGGGAAATTAGgggctcctcctcccttccccacactGGCCTCCATTTTGGAGGAGGAGGTGACTTCaggctcattttcttctttgtgctgaCCTCATCAAATACTGCACAACGGCCCTGTGTGGAAGCACATCCTGGGGAGGGGATGGGATGCGAGCCTGCCTTCACGGGTGGCTGCCCTCATCTGAGCCTTCCTGAGCTAGCCATCAAAGGTCTTGAGCCTCTCCTCCaccctgtcccctcctcctgtGTGCCTTCAGGACAGCAGGCCTGACTTCCTCTGGGGTATGGCACGCAGAAGGCTCCCCTACTGCGTGTGTTTGGCCACTCACATAGTTGTCCCGCGCCGACCAGCCTGGGTATAGCTGCATGTGCAGCTGCCTCTCCTTGCGGGCCAGCTCATAATACTTGGCCTGCTCTTCCCGGGACAGTGCGTGCCACTGCAGTGGGGAAGGGGGGCAGATGGAGGATGCATCAGAGAGTTGGCAGGCTGCTCAGGGTGAAGGTAGTCAGGGTAGTCACCCCTACCAGCCCACCTGCCCCCGTGGCCTCACCCGACGGCCCAGGATCTGGTTGATGGCTGCACTCTCCTTGAGTGTGCACTCCGCAATGACTTTGGCTCTCATCTCCTTCATGTATAGCATGAAGGCGTTGAGTGGCTTCTTGATGGTTGGCTTCTTGGCTTCCTTCTCTGCCTTGGAGTCTGCTTGTGCTTTCCTGAGGGACAGATGAACACTCTGGAGCCCTCACGGTGTGCACCTAATGCGCCCCTCTCCTGTGTCCTGTgcgtctgtctgtctctgtgtgtggttGGGTAGATATACTAGGGTTT
Proteins encoded:
- the TCF7 gene encoding transcription factor 7 isoform X3; its protein translation is MPQLDSGGGGAGGGDDLGAPDELLAFQDEGEEQDDKSRDSAAGPERDLAELKSSLVNESEGAAGDAGVPGAGAGARGEAEVGAEALGREHTSQRLFPDKLPESLEDGLKAPECTSGMYKDTVYSAFNLLMHYPPPSGAGQHPQPQPPLHNKASQPSHGVPQLSPLYDHFSSPHPTPAPADISQKQGVHRPLQTPDLSGFYSLTSGSMGQLPHTVSWFTHPPLMLGSGVPGHPAAIPHPAIVPSSGKQELQPYDRSLKAQADSKAEKEAKKPTIKKPLNAFMLYMKEMRAKVIAECTLKESAAINQILGRRWHALSREEQAKYYELARKERQLHMQLYPGWSARDNYGKKKRRSREKHQESNSDPGSPKKCRARFGLNQQTDWCGPCRRKKKCIRYLPGEGRCPSPVPSDDSALGCPRSPTPQDSPSYLLLPHLPTELLASPAESAPTSPGLSATLSLSAPSERPAEYTGTATGISETGILACTRHMASSRGSPSERIRQSPKAGGNRPGGLLAPSHSSGPGDIRVCTTSA